A window from Balaenoptera musculus isolate JJ_BM4_2016_0621 chromosome 8, mBalMus1.pri.v3, whole genome shotgun sequence encodes these proteins:
- the LOC118899930 gene encoding NADH dehydrogenase [ubiquinone] 1 alpha subcomplex subunit 1-like, protein MWFEIHSGIAIMAMCLFILRKATVRIHRFTNRGKEKMVAHYSCQWNLMERDRCISGVNRYYVLKGLENID, encoded by the coding sequence ATGTGGTTCGAGATTCACTCTGGGATCGCCATCATGGCCATGTGCTTGTTCATCCTGCGAAAGGCCACTGTGCGCATCCACAGGTTCACTAACAGGGGCAAGGAAAAAATGGTTGCCCATTATTCGTGTCAGTGGAACTTGATGGAAAGAGATAGGTGCATCTCTGGAGTTAATCGTTACTATGTGTTAAAGGGTTTGGAGAACATTGATTAA